From the genome of Streptacidiphilus rugosus AM-16, one region includes:
- a CDS encoding AfsR/SARP family transcriptional regulator: MDHPQATPDAGLRFGLLGPLAVGAAGAGALDVSSPKVRTLLAVLLLEANQPVSRERLVLALWGETPPATATAALNNAVLRLRRTLGQERVRTAAPGYLLAVEPGEFDVESFESLARAAGEARSRGDWQALERACTTALALWRGTPLADLPDLAEQETPRLQHLQETRLQTLEWRAEARLRLGQEQDAIRELTLAAAEHPLREVFHEQLMSALHRVGRQADALAVYRRIRTTLAEELGIDPGPRLVALHQRILAAEHPAAPDAADAADPPDGTLADRTAGTAESHGAAPPLPVPSQLPAAPADFTGRSAEAALLADRLDAAGAGTGARVCTVTGTGGLGKTSLALHVAHRLADRFPDGRLYVDLRGVASDPADPADVLADFLRDFGVPDEAIPVGVDARAARFRSLLAGRRVLLVLDNARDSAQLRPLLPGSPECATLVTGRRRLPGLAGATLVDLERLDDGAARELFAAVVGAERTGAEPEATEEVLAHCAGLPLALRIAAARLSHRRGWSVASMAARLADHSRRLDELRADDLAVRASFLTSYENLGTGSQQVFRLLGMMPGPDVSLLAMAAVLDRPVADTEDALELLVDACLLESPAPGRYRMHDLLRVFAAERAELEESESGRAQARARIVRWYLLGMTEADQVLFPGEARPEALDTSDDGLPPYRPLGFADRARALEWCTAERVNLVHAAQLAGRHALDEYGWRFCSVAWAYFYRTSHIEDWLATADAGLAGVRRLGRPFAEATVLVSRGAALMRLNQHDLARRSFLDALAVRERIGDLSGQIAALNNLGLLARQEARNSEARDFHRRGLALALQLPEGPTRGFTVGSVYGNLGQTELALGNHEEARACLTRALAGAREAGNASSEAAVLRDIGLSWQGQGRHEEALPYLEEAAAVAASTGYRVLQAFALASQGEVLVELGRLDRAGERLAEARALLPELTGLTVDEAAGFIVAAERAYRAARHRSNVRSLTA; the protein is encoded by the coding sequence ATGGATCATCCACAGGCGACGCCGGACGCCGGACTCCGCTTCGGCCTGCTCGGGCCGCTGGCGGTCGGCGCGGCCGGGGCCGGCGCCCTCGACGTCTCCTCGCCCAAGGTGCGCACGCTGTTGGCGGTGCTCCTGCTGGAGGCCAACCAGCCGGTCTCCAGGGAGCGGTTGGTCCTCGCGCTCTGGGGCGAGACCCCGCCCGCCACGGCGACCGCCGCGTTGAACAACGCCGTGCTCCGGCTGCGCCGCACGCTGGGCCAGGAGCGGGTGCGCACCGCCGCCCCCGGTTACCTGCTGGCGGTCGAACCCGGCGAGTTCGACGTCGAGTCCTTCGAGAGCCTGGCGCGGGCCGCCGGCGAGGCGCGGTCGCGGGGGGACTGGCAGGCGCTGGAACGCGCCTGTACGACCGCCCTGGCGTTGTGGCGCGGCACCCCGCTGGCCGACCTCCCCGACCTGGCCGAACAGGAGACGCCCCGGCTGCAGCATCTGCAGGAGACCAGGCTGCAGACACTGGAGTGGCGCGCCGAGGCCCGGCTGCGCCTGGGGCAGGAGCAGGACGCGATCAGGGAGCTGACCCTGGCGGCCGCCGAGCACCCGCTGCGCGAGGTCTTCCACGAGCAGTTGATGAGCGCGCTGCACCGGGTCGGCCGCCAGGCGGACGCCCTGGCCGTCTACCGGCGGATCAGGACCACGCTGGCCGAGGAGCTCGGCATCGACCCCGGTCCCCGGCTGGTCGCCCTGCACCAGCGGATCCTGGCGGCCGAGCACCCGGCCGCGCCCGACGCCGCGGACGCCGCCGACCCACCCGACGGGACGCTGGCGGACCGCACGGCCGGGACCGCGGAATCCCACGGCGCCGCGCCGCCGCTGCCCGTCCCCTCCCAACTCCCCGCCGCACCGGCCGACTTCACCGGCCGCTCGGCGGAGGCGGCGCTGCTGGCCGACCGGCTCGACGCCGCGGGCGCGGGGACCGGCGCGCGGGTCTGCACCGTCACCGGCACCGGCGGCCTGGGCAAGACCTCCCTGGCCCTGCACGTCGCCCACCGGCTCGCCGACCGCTTCCCCGACGGCCGCCTCTACGTCGACCTCCGCGGCGTCGCTTCCGACCCGGCCGACCCCGCGGACGTGCTGGCCGACTTCCTGCGCGACTTCGGCGTCCCCGACGAGGCGATACCCGTCGGGGTCGACGCCCGCGCGGCGCGGTTCCGCAGCCTGCTGGCCGGCCGCCGGGTGCTGCTGGTGCTGGACAACGCCAGGGACTCGGCGCAGCTGCGCCCGCTGCTGCCGGGCTCGCCGGAGTGCGCCACGCTGGTGACCGGCCGCCGGCGGCTGCCCGGACTGGCCGGGGCGACCCTGGTGGACCTGGAGCGCCTGGACGACGGCGCCGCCAGGGAGCTGTTCGCCGCCGTGGTGGGCGCCGAACGGACCGGGGCCGAGCCCGAGGCGACCGAGGAGGTGCTGGCGCACTGCGCCGGACTGCCGCTGGCGCTGCGGATCGCCGCCGCACGGCTGAGCCACCGGCGCGGCTGGAGTGTCGCCTCGATGGCGGCCAGACTCGCCGACCACAGCCGCAGGCTGGACGAACTGCGCGCCGACGACCTGGCCGTGCGGGCCAGCTTCCTGACCAGCTACGAGAACCTGGGCACCGGGTCGCAGCAGGTCTTCCGGCTGCTCGGAATGATGCCGGGACCCGACGTGAGCCTGCTCGCGATGGCCGCCGTGCTGGACCGGCCGGTCGCCGACACCGAGGACGCGCTCGAACTGCTCGTCGACGCCTGCCTGCTGGAGAGCCCGGCCCCGGGGCGCTACCGGATGCACGACCTGCTGCGGGTCTTCGCGGCCGAACGCGCGGAGCTGGAGGAGAGCGAGAGCGGGCGCGCGCAGGCACGGGCCAGGATCGTGCGCTGGTACCTGCTCGGCATGACCGAGGCGGACCAAGTCCTCTTCCCCGGCGAGGCCCGTCCCGAGGCCTTGGACACCTCGGACGACGGCCTTCCCCCGTACCGCCCGCTCGGATTCGCGGACCGCGCCCGGGCGTTGGAGTGGTGCACGGCGGAGCGGGTGAACCTGGTCCACGCCGCCCAACTGGCCGGCCGGCACGCGCTCGACGAGTACGGCTGGCGCTTCTGCTCGGTGGCCTGGGCCTACTTCTACCGCACTTCGCACATCGAGGACTGGCTGGCGACCGCCGACGCCGGCCTGGCCGGCGTCCGGCGGCTCGGCCGGCCTTTCGCCGAGGCGACGGTGCTCGTCTCGCGCGGCGCCGCACTGATGCGCCTGAACCAGCACGACCTGGCCCGCCGGTCCTTTCTTGACGCGCTGGCGGTGCGCGAGCGGATCGGGGACCTCAGCGGGCAGATCGCGGCGCTGAACAACCTGGGCCTGCTCGCCCGCCAGGAGGCCAGGAACAGCGAGGCGAGGGACTTCCACCGGCGTGGACTGGCCCTCGCCCTCCAGCTGCCCGAGGGACCGACGCGCGGCTTCACGGTCGGCTCGGTGTACGGCAACCTCGGCCAGACCGAGCTGGCACTGGGCAACCACGAGGAGGCGCGGGCCTGCCTGACCCGGGCGCTGGCCGGGGCGCGGGAGGCGGGCAACGCCTCCAGCGAGGCGGCGGTGCTGCGCGACATCGGCCTGTCCTGGCAGGGCCAGGGCCGCCACGAGGAGGCGCTGCCGTATCTGGAGGAGGCCGCGGCCGTCGCCGCGAGCACCGGCTACCGGGTGCTGCAGGCGTTCGCCCTGGCCTCCCAGGGCGAGGTGCTGGTCGAGCTGGGCCGGCTCGACCGCGCCGGGGAACGCCTGGCGGAGGCGCGGGCGCTGCTGCCCGAGCTGACGGGTCTGACCGTCGACGAGGCCGCCGGGTTCATCGTCGCGGCCGAGCGGGCGTACCGGGCGGCGCGACACCGGTCGAACGTCCGCAGCCTGACCGCATGA
- a CDS encoding DUF3159 domain-containing protein codes for MSHRSPAPTTDRAEGTSTTLDTSLIDAFGGVRGMVEMTVPGLVFVVLYTITKNVSVSTWSAVGITGLLVVWRLLRRETIKHAFGGVLGVGIGAFIALQSGKPQDFYLPSMLYGLGLMVVYAVSAVVRWPLIGVMLGPVLGENMTWRTQNPGRLAAYTKATWVWVALFALRAAILFPLYWAGQVTWLGVAKIGLGVPPWLVAIYLSWLILSKAPPPIKVNLDADESDDEAASGHGASAETQAAQAVETAVDDALRDLASGPVPGRSTESRSDHR; via the coding sequence GTGAGCCACCGCTCCCCGGCCCCCACGACGGACCGCGCCGAAGGCACGTCGACGACGCTCGACACCTCGCTGATCGATGCCTTCGGCGGCGTCCGCGGCATGGTCGAGATGACCGTGCCCGGACTGGTCTTCGTCGTCCTCTACACGATCACGAAGAACGTCTCGGTCTCCACCTGGTCGGCCGTCGGCATCACCGGGCTGCTGGTCGTCTGGCGACTGCTGCGGCGAGAGACGATCAAGCACGCCTTCGGCGGCGTGCTCGGTGTCGGCATCGGCGCGTTCATCGCCCTGCAGTCGGGCAAGCCGCAGGACTTCTACCTGCCGTCGATGCTCTACGGGCTGGGGCTGATGGTCGTGTACGCGGTCTCCGCCGTGGTCCGCTGGCCGCTCATCGGCGTGATGCTGGGCCCGGTCCTGGGCGAGAACATGACCTGGCGGACGCAGAACCCTGGCCGGCTGGCCGCCTACACCAAGGCGACCTGGGTCTGGGTGGCGCTCTTCGCGCTGCGGGCGGCGATCCTCTTCCCGCTCTACTGGGCGGGTCAGGTGACCTGGCTCGGCGTCGCCAAGATCGGCCTGGGCGTGCCGCCCTGGCTGGTGGCCATCTACCTGTCCTGGCTGATCCTGTCCAAGGCCCCGCCGCCGATCAAGGTCAACCTCGACGCGGACGAGTCGGACGACGAGGCCGCCTCCGGCCACGGCGCCTCGGCGGAGACGCAGGCGGCGCAGGCCGTCGAAACCGCCGTCGACGACGCCCTGCGCGACCTGGCCTCGGGCCCGGTGCCGGGGCGGTCGACCGAGAGCCGGTCGGACCACCGCTGA
- a CDS encoding OB-fold nucleic acid binding domain-containing protein, whose translation MSSEISSVRPQGRLRRMFNRLGSSNEELNAEQLRQDAEETGATPIAACGDRQEVTVTGTLRAVTLRPRAGVPALEAELFDGTDALDVVWLGRRSIVGIEPGRKLIAHGRISHARGRRVLFNPKYELRPVGQE comes from the coding sequence ATGAGCAGTGAGATCTCCAGCGTGCGCCCCCAGGGCCGGCTGCGCCGCATGTTCAACAGGCTGGGTTCCAGCAACGAGGAACTGAACGCGGAGCAGCTGCGCCAGGACGCCGAGGAAACCGGTGCCACCCCCATCGCGGCCTGCGGCGACCGCCAGGAGGTCACGGTCACCGGCACCCTCCGTGCGGTGACGCTGCGCCCGCGCGCCGGCGTGCCGGCCCTGGAGGCGGAGCTCTTCGACGGCACGGACGCGCTGGACGTGGTCTGGCTCGGCCGTCGCTCGATCGTGGGAATCGAGCCCGGCCGCAAGCTGATCGCGCACGGGCGGATCAGCCACGCGCGCGGCCGGCGGGTGCTCTTCAACCCGAAGTACGAACTGCGTCCCGTCGGACAGGAGTGA
- a CDS encoding response regulator — protein MTRVLVVDDEPQIVRALVINLKARHYEVDAAHDGTSALELAAARHPDAVLLDLGLPDMDGTEVIRGLRGWTKVPIIVLSARQTSDEKVQALDAGADDYVTKPFGMDELLARLRAAVRRGAPAGPEVETAVVGTATFTVDLAAKRVVRDGTDIRLTPTEWHLLEVLVRNSGRLVSQKQLLQEVWGPAYGTESNYLRVYMAQLRRKLELDPAHPRHFVTEPGMGYRFEV, from the coding sequence ATGACCCGGGTCCTGGTCGTCGACGACGAACCGCAGATCGTCCGCGCCCTGGTGATCAATCTCAAGGCCCGCCACTACGAGGTGGACGCCGCCCACGACGGCACCTCCGCCCTGGAGCTCGCCGCCGCCCGGCACCCCGACGCGGTGCTGCTCGACCTCGGCCTGCCGGACATGGACGGCACCGAGGTGATCCGCGGCCTGCGCGGCTGGACCAAGGTGCCGATCATCGTGCTCTCCGCCCGGCAGACCTCGGACGAGAAGGTGCAGGCGCTGGACGCGGGCGCGGACGACTACGTCACCAAGCCCTTCGGCATGGACGAGCTGCTGGCCCGACTGCGCGCCGCGGTGCGCCGCGGCGCACCCGCCGGCCCCGAGGTGGAGACCGCCGTCGTCGGCACCGCGACCTTCACCGTCGACCTCGCCGCGAAGCGGGTCGTCAGGGACGGCACGGACATCAGGCTCACCCCCACCGAGTGGCACCTGCTGGAGGTCCTGGTCCGCAACAGCGGCCGGCTGGTCAGCCAGAAGCAGCTGCTGCAGGAGGTCTGGGGCCCCGCCTACGGCACCGAGAGCAACTACCTGCGGGTCTACATGGCGCAGCTGCGGCGCAAGCTGGAACTCGACCCGGCGCACCCCCGACACTTCGTCACCGAGCCGGGCATGGGGTACCGCTTCGAGGTGTGA
- a CDS encoding sensor histidine kinase — protein MGRGRLRIYLGAAPGVGKTFAMLGEGRRRHERGTDVVVAFVETHGREHTAAQVEGLELLPRLDLSHRGADFTEMDVDAVLRRRPAVALVDELAHTNVPGSRNAKRWQDVEELLDAGIDVISTVNIQHLESLGDAVEGITGVRQQETLPDEVVRRADQIELVDMAPEALRRRLAHGNVYAPEKIDAALAHYFRPGNLTALRELALLWVADRVDEYLQRYRAENHIASTWQARERIVVGLTGGPEGRTLIRRAARIAAKGSGSEISAVYVARSDGLTGASPKELAVQRGLVEDLGGSFHHVLGDNAAEALLEFARGVNATQIVLGSSRRKSWQWMLGPGVGATVAREAGDIDVHIVTHEQVARGRVRPVRRIANLGLPRTIAGWLVGVAGPLLLTWVLTLFPTTGVTHTEMLLYLGLTVGAALLGGLFPALASALVGSLLINWYFTPPVHTLTINSLENIIAMAVFLAVALSVAYVVDLAARRTAEAARSRAEAETLSFLAGSVLSGAHGLPALLERVRETFQMESVALLERPDDFSPWHTAGALGPNPVSRPEDADVDVPVGDRLALALTGRVLPAGDRRVLVAFAAQAAVLLERRRLEEEAAEARRLAEGNRIRTALLAAVSHDLRTPLAGIKASVSSLRSEDVTWEPEDEAELLAGIEAGADRLDHLIGNLLDMSRLQTGTVVPIVREIDLDEVVPLALLGVPEDAVRTDIPEELPMISADPGLLERALGNVVENAVKYNAGAACGFVSVSASVLHGLVEVRIADHGPGIPDEAKEKVFEPFQRYGDAPRGAGVGLGLAVARGFVEATGGTLTAEDTPGGGLTMVFTLPCVKSGVNGRPTAHPGDRPFEHTLPQTERQQRS, from the coding sequence ATGGGACGTGGCAGGCTGCGCATCTACCTCGGGGCGGCACCCGGGGTGGGCAAGACGTTCGCCATGCTCGGCGAAGGCAGGCGCAGGCACGAGCGCGGCACCGACGTGGTCGTCGCCTTCGTCGAGACGCACGGCAGGGAGCACACCGCCGCACAGGTCGAAGGCCTGGAGCTGCTGCCGCGGCTGGACCTCAGCCACCGCGGCGCCGACTTCACCGAGATGGACGTGGACGCGGTGCTGCGCCGCAGGCCCGCCGTCGCCCTGGTGGACGAGCTCGCGCACACCAACGTCCCCGGCTCCCGCAACGCCAAGCGCTGGCAGGACGTCGAGGAGCTGCTGGACGCCGGGATCGACGTGATCTCCACGGTCAACATCCAGCACCTGGAGTCGCTCGGCGACGCCGTCGAGGGCATCACCGGGGTGCGGCAGCAGGAGACCCTGCCGGACGAGGTGGTGCGCAGGGCCGACCAGATCGAGCTGGTCGACATGGCGCCCGAGGCGCTGCGCCGCCGACTGGCGCACGGCAACGTCTACGCGCCGGAGAAGATCGACGCCGCGCTGGCGCACTACTTCCGGCCCGGCAACCTCACCGCGCTGCGCGAGCTGGCCCTGCTCTGGGTCGCCGACCGGGTCGACGAGTACCTGCAGCGCTACCGCGCCGAGAACCACATCGCCTCCACCTGGCAGGCCCGCGAGCGGATCGTGGTCGGCCTGACCGGCGGACCCGAGGGCCGCACGCTGATCCGCCGGGCGGCCAGGATCGCGGCCAAGGGGTCCGGCAGTGAGATCTCGGCCGTCTACGTGGCCAGGAGCGACGGGCTGACCGGCGCCTCCCCCAAGGAGCTGGCGGTGCAGCGGGGGCTGGTCGAGGACCTCGGCGGCAGCTTCCACCACGTGCTCGGCGACAACGCCGCCGAGGCGCTGCTGGAGTTCGCCCGCGGCGTCAACGCCACCCAGATCGTGCTCGGCAGCAGCCGGCGCAAGTCCTGGCAGTGGATGCTCGGGCCGGGGGTGGGTGCGACGGTGGCCCGCGAGGCGGGCGACATCGACGTGCACATCGTCACCCACGAGCAGGTCGCCCGCGGCCGGGTGCGGCCGGTCCGGCGGATCGCCAACCTGGGCCTGCCGCGCACCATCGCCGGGTGGCTGGTCGGCGTGGCCGGACCGCTGCTGCTGACCTGGGTGCTCACGCTCTTCCCGACCACCGGCGTGACCCACACCGAGATGCTGCTCTACCTCGGCCTCACCGTGGGCGCGGCGCTGCTGGGCGGGCTCTTCCCGGCCCTGGCCTCGGCGCTGGTCGGCTCGCTGCTGATCAACTGGTACTTCACCCCGCCGGTGCACACGCTGACGATCAACTCCCTGGAGAACATCATCGCGATGGCGGTCTTCCTCGCCGTCGCCCTGTCGGTCGCCTACGTCGTCGACCTGGCCGCCCGCCGCACCGCGGAGGCGGCGCGCAGCCGGGCGGAGGCGGAGACGCTGAGCTTCCTTGCGGGCAGCGTGCTGAGCGGCGCGCACGGGCTGCCCGCGCTGCTGGAGCGGGTGCGGGAGACCTTCCAGATGGAGTCCGTGGCGCTGCTGGAGCGGCCGGACGACTTCTCGCCCTGGCACACGGCCGGGGCGCTCGGCCCGAACCCGGTCTCCCGCCCCGAGGACGCCGACGTGGACGTGCCGGTCGGCGACCGTCTGGCGCTGGCGCTGACCGGCCGGGTGCTCCCCGCCGGGGACCGGCGGGTGCTGGTCGCCTTCGCCGCGCAGGCCGCCGTGCTGCTGGAGCGGCGCAGGCTGGAGGAGGAGGCCGCCGAGGCCCGCCGCCTGGCCGAGGGCAACCGGATCCGCACCGCGCTGCTGGCGGCGGTCTCGCACGACCTGCGCACACCGCTGGCCGGGATCAAGGCCTCGGTCAGCTCGCTGCGCTCCGAGGACGTCACCTGGGAGCCCGAGGACGAGGCGGAGCTGCTGGCCGGGATCGAGGCGGGAGCCGATCGCCTCGACCATCTGATCGGCAATCTGCTCGACATGAGCAGGCTGCAGACCGGCACGGTCGTCCCGATCGTCAGGGAGATCGATCTCGACGAGGTCGTCCCGCTGGCGCTGCTCGGCGTCCCCGAGGACGCGGTCCGCACGGACATCCCGGAGGAGCTGCCGATGATCTCGGCCGACCCCGGGCTGCTGGAGCGGGCGCTGGGCAACGTGGTGGAGAACGCGGTCAAGTACAACGCCGGCGCGGCCTGCGGCTTCGTGAGCGTCTCCGCCAGCGTGCTGCACGGCCTGGTGGAGGTGCGGATCGCCGACCACGGTCCCGGCATCCCCGACGAGGCGAAGGAGAAGGTCTTCGAGCCCTTCCAGCGCTACGGCGACGCGCCGCGCGGGGCGGGCGTCGGGCTGGGGCTCGCGGTGGCCCGCGGCTTCGTCGAGGCCACCGGCGGCACGCTGACCGCGGAGGACACGCCCGGAGGCGGCCTGACCATGGTGTTCACTCTTCCGTGTGTGAAGAGCGGGGTGAACGGTCGGCCGACCGCTCACCCGGGCGACCGACCGTTCGAGCACACCCTTCCGCAGACCGAAAGGCAGCAGCGTTCATGA
- the nagB gene encoding glucosamine-6-phosphate deaminase, with the protein MEVVIVPDAAAGGELIATAIADLLTRKPDALLGVATGSTPLPIYEALAAKVGAGQVDASRARICQLDEYVGLPAGHPESYRSVVLREVVAPLGLNESSFMGPDGSAEDIVGACEAYDQALADAGGVDLQLLGIGTDGHIGFNEPCSALSSRTRIKTLTEQTRVDNARFFDDDIDQVPHHVITQGIGTILDARHLVLLATGAGKAEAVAATVEGPVSALVPASALQLHRHATVVVDEAAAAGLKLADYFRATYAAKPRWQGL; encoded by the coding sequence GTGGAAGTTGTGATCGTTCCTGACGCCGCAGCGGGCGGAGAGCTCATCGCCACGGCGATCGCCGACCTGCTGACCCGGAAGCCTGACGCGCTTCTGGGCGTGGCCACGGGCTCGACGCCGCTCCCGATCTACGAGGCACTGGCGGCGAAGGTCGGCGCCGGCCAGGTGGACGCCTCCCGGGCCAGGATCTGCCAGCTCGACGAGTACGTCGGCCTGCCCGCCGGACACCCCGAGTCCTACCGCTCCGTGGTGCTGCGCGAGGTCGTGGCGCCGCTCGGCCTGAACGAGTCCTCGTTCATGGGCCCCGACGGCTCCGCCGAGGACATCGTCGGCGCCTGCGAGGCCTACGACCAGGCGCTGGCCGACGCCGGCGGCGTCGACCTGCAGCTGCTGGGCATCGGCACCGACGGCCACATCGGCTTCAACGAGCCCTGCTCCGCGCTCTCCTCGCGCACCAGGATCAAGACGCTCACCGAGCAGACCCGGGTCGACAACGCACGCTTCTTCGACGACGACATCGACCAGGTGCCGCACCATGTCATCACCCAGGGCATCGGCACCATCCTGGACGCCCGCCACCTGGTGCTGCTGGCCACCGGCGCGGGCAAGGCCGAGGCTGTCGCCGCCACCGTCGAGGGCCCGGTCTCCGCACTGGTCCCCGCCTCGGCGCTGCAGCTGCACCGGCACGCCACCGTCGTGGTCGACGAGGCGGCCGCGGCCGGCCTGAAGCTCGCCGACTACTTCCGTGCCACGTACGCGGCCAAGCCGCGCTGGCAGGGCCTGTAG
- a CDS encoding amidase, which yields MTQLHDLTALEQGEMIATGKLSSVELTQHYLDRIGQLNDTVGAFVTVTPELALGQAAQAETDAADARRDGRPLSPLHGVPVPVKDLNFVAGVRATLGSLAYAENVPLVDDHVVTRLRESGTVMLGKTQTPEFGLPCYSENKVSGPARTPWDLERSAGGSSGGAGAAVSSGLAPVAHGSDGGGSIRIPASVCGLYGIKPSRGRVASGPTFYDVSGLSTSGPLARSVADAAALLDVLAGPMPGEPYAAPSLPAGETFRAHAGREPGALRVAVLTASPAPGVTVHPDCVAATRETAELLSGLGHHVEELDLPADDTLRTVFGQVWAVMATQTPVAPEDEEKLMPLTRHLRRMGREVSGPDFAGALYAFRAVGLLVAQLQAAYDVILSPTLAKPPALVGGLRNDADPAAEFDSLVHFTPFTPLYNATGQPAVNLPLHWNEDGLPIGVMLGGRYGDEATLISLSAQLEAARPWADRKPPVW from the coding sequence ATGACTCAGCTGCACGATCTGACCGCGTTGGAACAGGGCGAAATGATCGCGACGGGGAAGCTCTCCTCCGTCGAGCTCACGCAGCACTACCTGGACCGGATCGGGCAACTCAACGACACCGTCGGCGCGTTCGTCACGGTCACCCCCGAACTCGCGCTCGGCCAGGCGGCCCAGGCCGAGACCGACGCCGCCGACGCCCGGCGGGACGGACGGCCGCTCTCCCCGCTCCACGGCGTCCCGGTACCGGTCAAGGACCTCAACTTCGTCGCGGGCGTCCGGGCCACCCTCGGCTCGCTCGCCTACGCCGAGAACGTCCCGCTGGTCGACGACCACGTGGTCACCCGGCTGCGCGAGTCCGGCACCGTGATGCTCGGCAAGACGCAGACGCCGGAGTTCGGGCTGCCCTGCTACTCCGAGAACAAGGTCTCCGGACCCGCCCGCACCCCCTGGGACCTTGAGCGCTCGGCCGGCGGCTCCAGCGGCGGCGCGGGCGCGGCGGTCTCCTCCGGCCTCGCCCCGGTCGCCCACGGCAGCGACGGCGGCGGCTCGATCCGCATCCCCGCCTCCGTCTGCGGGCTCTACGGCATCAAGCCGAGCCGCGGCCGGGTCGCCTCCGGCCCCACCTTCTACGACGTCAGCGGCCTGTCCACCAGCGGCCCGCTGGCCCGCAGCGTCGCCGACGCGGCCGCCCTGCTCGACGTGCTGGCAGGCCCGATGCCCGGCGAGCCCTACGCCGCGCCCTCCCTCCCGGCCGGCGAGACCTTCCGCGCCCACGCCGGCCGCGAGCCCGGCGCGCTGCGGGTCGCGGTGCTGACCGCGTCGCCCGCGCCCGGCGTCACCGTCCACCCCGACTGCGTCGCGGCCACCCGCGAGACCGCCGAGCTGTTGAGTGGCCTGGGCCACCACGTCGAGGAACTCGACCTGCCCGCGGACGACACCCTGCGCACGGTCTTCGGCCAGGTCTGGGCCGTGATGGCCACGCAGACCCCGGTCGCGCCGGAGGACGAGGAGAAGCTGATGCCGCTGACGCGGCATCTGCGGCGGATGGGCCGTGAGGTCTCCGGTCCCGACTTCGCCGGCGCGCTGTACGCCTTCCGCGCGGTCGGACTGCTGGTCGCCCAGCTCCAGGCCGCCTACGACGTGATCCTCAGCCCGACCCTGGCCAAGCCCCCGGCGCTGGTCGGCGGCCTGCGCAACGACGCCGACCCTGCGGCGGAGTTCGACAGCCTGGTCCACTTCACGCCGTTCACCCCGCTGTACAACGCGACGGGCCAGCCCGCCGTCAACCTCCCGCTGCACTGGAACGAGGACGGCCTGCCCATCGGCGTCATGCTCGGCGGCCGCTACGGCGACGAGGCCACCCTGATCTCCCTCTCCGCCCAGCTCGAGGCCGCAAGGCCCTGGGCCGACCGCAAGCCGCCGGTCTGGTAG
- a CDS encoding ABC transporter ATP-binding protein, which yields MAGTGGSVLAEGEAAASADAAMVEVIDVHRSFGSGETAVHALRGVSFTAARGELTALKGRSGSGKTTLLNLVGGLDRATGGTIRVDGKDLSELGENGLLDLRRDRIGFVFQSFGLLPILTAAENVGVPMRLRRTPVAEREERVRELLALVGLADHADQRPGELSGGQQQRVAIARALANRPALIIADEPTGQLDSDTGRSVMQLLRAVVRSEGVTALVATHDPNLMELADRVLDLRDGRIVTD from the coding sequence ATGGCGGGGACCGGGGGCAGCGTGCTGGCCGAGGGCGAGGCGGCGGCGAGCGCGGACGCGGCGATGGTCGAGGTGATCGACGTGCACCGCAGCTTCGGCAGCGGCGAGACGGCCGTGCACGCGCTGCGCGGGGTCTCGTTCACCGCGGCGCGCGGGGAGCTGACGGCCCTGAAGGGCCGTTCGGGCTCCGGCAAGACGACGTTGCTGAACCTGGTCGGCGGCCTGGACCGGGCCACCGGCGGCACGATCAGGGTCGACGGCAAGGACCTCTCCGAGCTGGGCGAGAACGGCCTGCTCGACCTGCGTAGGGACCGGATCGGTTTCGTCTTCCAGTCCTTCGGGCTGCTGCCGATCCTGACCGCGGCGGAGAACGTGGGCGTCCCGATGCGGCTGCGCCGGACGCCGGTCGCGGAGCGGGAGGAGCGGGTGCGCGAGCTGCTCGCGCTGGTCGGTCTGGCGGACCACGCGGACCAGCGACCGGGCGAGCTCTCCGGCGGCCAGCAGCAGCGCGTGGCGATCGCGCGGGCGCTGGCCAACCGCCCGGCGCTGATCATCGCGGACGAGCCGACGGGTCAGCTGGACTCGGACACCGGGCGCTCGGTCATGCAGTTGCTCCGCGCGGTCGTCCGCAGCGAGGGCGTGACCGCCCTGGTGGCCACCCACGACCCGAACCTCATGGAGCTCGCCGACCGCGTCCTCGACCTCCGCGACGGCCGCATCGTCACCGACTGA